Genomic segment of Bacteroides stercoris ATCC 43183:
CCTTCAATGCGGCAGTGCGTTTCGGGAGAAGAGCCGAAGATACGGAAGCCGCCGAAATCAAAGTAAAACAGATATGGAGATGGGTTGATGCTGCGCAAAGCACGGTAAAGTTTGAAGTCGTCGCCTACGAAACGCTGTTCGAAACGGCGGGAGAGGACTATTTGGAAAACATCTCCCCGCATGCAGTGGGCTATTCCTCGGCGGATATTGGCTTTGTGTTCCTCATCGGTCAGTGAAGAAGTGGTTTCGCCAACAGCACGGAAGTCATAGGCTGTGTAGTTGCGGTTGTGAATGGCTTTCTGCACCTTGTCCAGTTCGCTCTTCTCATCGGGAGCAAGCATCTCCAGTAACAGCATTTCATTTTTGAAGTCATTAAAGACAATAAGATACTTATATAAGATGTATAGTATATCCGGTGCATCGTTGGTGGCTTCGCGACTGTCTTTTACGGCGATGTTCTCAAAATAGCGTACAGCATTGAAAGATGTGTAACCGTACAGACCGCAATAGTCGCTGTATTCTCCTTCCACGTGAAAGCGGTTGAGGAAATCGCGTAACGCATTTTCCGCATGGTATTCTTCGGTAACGGGATGTTCCTCACGTGTGCCGTCGGGCAGACAGAATACGGCAACAGCGTGGTCTATACTGACGCTTGCTACCGGGCAAAGTCCGATGAATGAGCGGTTGTTTTCACTGCCATGATAGTCGGAACTCTCCATGAGTGCGCTTTGAGGAAAAATGTCGCGCACCTTCAGATACGTGCTTACGGGTGTATGTAAGTCGCCGAGCATCGTGCGGCTCACTGTCTGATAATCATACTTCATATTTTGTATTTTATTCTTTATACATCAAATACGTTTCTACATCCTTATCCCCCCGTCCCGAAACGGTCAGTACCACCACATCATCAGTTTTGAAGTTCAGCTTCTTCAATGCACCGAGGGCGTGGGCACTTTCCAATGCGGGGATGATGCCTTCGAGCTTAGTCAGTTCGTAGGCGGCGCGGATGGCCTCGTCGTCATTTACGGAGAGAACGATGGCGCGCTTTTGTGCGGCAAGGTTGGCATGCATGGGGCCGATGCCCGGATAATCCAGTCCGGCGGAGATGGAGTAAGGCTCTTCAATCTGCCCATCCTCGTTTTGGATAACGTAGGTGCGTGCTCCATGGATAATGCCCAATTTGCCTAAGGCAATGGTAGCGGCAGTCATTCCTGTTTCTATCCCTTTGCCTCCGGCTTCGGCAAGGACAATCTGTACCTGGCGGTCGTCCACATAGTGGTAAATGGTTCCGGCAGCATTGCTTCCACCGCCTATGCAGGCTATGAGATAGTCCGGAGACTCGCGTCCTTCTTTTTCCATGAGTTGTTTTTTGATTTCCTCGCTGATAACCGATTGCAGGCGTGCCACCATATCGGGGTAGGGGTGCGGACCTACGGTGGAGCCGATGATGTAGTAGGTGTCAGCGGGGTGGCAGCACCAGTCGCGTATGGCTTCGTTGGTGGCATCCTTTAAGGTCATGTTTCCGCTGGTCACGGGCACTACGGTTGCACCCAGCATCTTCATCTTCTCTACGTTGACGTGCTGGCGTTCCGCATCGGTCTTGCCCATATATACGATGCACTCCATATTCATCAATGCACATACGGTGGCTGTGGCAACGCCGTGCTGTCCGGCACCTGTTTCGGCTATGATGCGGCGTTTGCCCATACGGCGTGCCAGCAGAATCTGCCCGATGGTATTGTTGATTTTGTGTGCGCCGGTATGATTCAGGTCTTCCCGTTTCAGGTAAATCCGGCAACCGTACTTTTCCGACAGACGCCGTGCCTGGTAGAGCGGTGAGGGACGTCCTACGTAGTCGCGCAGCAACCGGTCGTATTCCTGCTTGAAATCTTTACTTTGCAGGACTGCGAGATAGGTTTTCTGCAATTCCTCTACACACCTGTGGAGTATTTCGGGAACGTATGCTCCGCCGAATTCTCCGTAATAACCTTCTTTGTCAACTAAGAAACTAACCATATTGTTTTATTATTTAATTGTTGGCTGCCAGTTACCGGTTGCGAACTGTTAGCTATATACATCGTTTAAATAAAAGAGCCCCGTCGCTTGGTGCGACAGGGCTCTTTTTATATCTATATTGTACATATATACATACGAGCACTGCTCCCTTACGACTGCCGGAGTTGTAACGGATGCCACCACCAATATGTATTTACGAACATTGTTTTCATTATCTTTTTTATTTTTGACCGAGGCAAATATAAGCACATTGTTTTAATAATCAAAGCAAATCTTTCTTTTTTTCTTATGAGAACTTTTTTCTTAAAGTTTTGTTGTTTATGGCGGATACTATTATTTACTATAAAAAAGAAAGGAACGGACTATGAAACGGAAACATCTGATTACTATAGGTGTGATTATTGCCATTGTTTTATTATTGTATTGGCTTTTTATAGCCGAAGACTTGAATGCCTGGCTCAATGTAAATTGATTTTTCAGTATTATCATGCGAGGTTGTTCGGATAAATAATGTATCTTCGCAAAAAATCAAAAACTCATGAAAGGATTAAGTTATTCGTTTTTGCGCGCTGTGTGTGCGCTGGTAATCGGTTTGGTGCTGGTGATGTTTCCCAATCAGGCCGGTGATTATTTTGTGATAACGATTGGCGTCATTTTCCTTGTGCCTTCGCTTATTAGTATTATAGGATATTATGCTCAAAATGCAGAAGTGCGCCGCCGATTCCCTATCGAGGGGATAGGAAGCCTGTTATTTGGACTATGGCTGGTTATTATGCCGGGCTTTTTTGCCGATTTGCTGACGTTCGTGCTGGGCTTTATCCTCGTGATGGGTGGTGTGCAGCAGATAGCCTCGCTGTCGGCTGCCCGCAGATGGACGCCTGTGCCGGGCGGATTCTACGTTGTTCCGGTGGCTATATTGCTGGCCGGGCTGGTTGCGCTGTTCAATCCTACGGGCGTGCGTTCTACGGCGTTTATCATTATCGGAATCACCAGTCTGGTCTATGCGGTTTCGGAATTGATAAACTGGTTCAAATTTACCCGTCTTCGTCCTAAAGCACCTGTTACCGGCAGCAAGAGTGATGATGACATCGAAGATGCAAAGATAATAGAATGATGTATATGTTTTAGACAATATACTCTCTGTTACATAAAACGCAGCAAAGCATCTATTCCCTGATGAAAGATGCTTTGTTGCGTTTTGTATGACAATACCGGGTAGCTTGTCACTCTGAAATGTTTTTAGAAATTTTCCGTAAGTATTCCTCTATTTCTTGAGCTGTAACATCTTTCAACAATACAGTTTTGTTTTTATTCAATAGATATAAAGTTGGGATAGCTTTTAAGTCGTAAAGGCTTTTTAGTTCGATTGCTTGTTCTTTGTCGTAAGCATTAATCCATTCTGCAGGAAAATCGGAGAGGTGTCTCCGCCATTCTTCTAAATCAATATCGGGGTAAATGGAAAGGACTTTCATCTGGTTCTGTACGATAGCTTGGCAGATGGAAGGGCTTTGTTTCAATGTTTCTATCGTTTCGCTGCAGGCATGGCAGCCGGGATTATTGATGAATAATAGGGTATAGGGAGCCTTTATGCTATACAAATTGCCTTGTTTGCCATTGGCAAGCGTATAGACAAAATCCAATGCTTTAGTTCCTATTCTATTTTTTTGTGCCAGCTCGCGTCGGGCTTTGGGACGTATTTTTTCTGTATTATCCATAACAGGAGATTGCAACATGGCATCTAAAACAGATATGTATAGTTCTTCATTACGCATCGGTGAGTTGGGATCGTACAGGTACTTGTCTGCAAGAGAAGTCAGATATGTATAGCACTTTTTCTCTTTTTCAGCTTGTGTAAATAAAGTTTTCAAAGCAACATCCCTCGTTTGAGCAGGTACCAGTTGTAATATATCAATAAAATTCACCCAAGCCTGCTCCGTCACTTCGGGGTGATGTATGTAGTTGGTATCGGCAAAGTTTACATGCTCCCAATAGTGACGTGCCAGATAGTCGGCGCGTAA
This window contains:
- a CDS encoding anthranilate synthase component I family protein, encoding MKYDYQTVSRTMLGDLHTPVSTYLKVRDIFPQSALMESSDYHGSENNRSFIGLCPVASVSIDHAVAVFCLPDGTREEHPVTEEYHAENALRDFLNRFHVEGEYSDYCGLYGYTSFNAVRYFENIAVKDSREATNDAPDILYILYKYLIVFNDFKNEMLLLEMLAPDEKSELDKVQKAIHNRNYTAYDFRAVGETTSSLTDEEHKANIRRGIAHCMRGDVFQIVLSRRFEQRFVGDDFKLYRALRSINPSPYLFYFDFGGFRIFGSSPETHCRIEGRHAYIDPIAGTAKRTGNPEQDAVNARYLQDDPKENAEHVMLVDLARNDLSRNCHDVKVDFYKEMQYYSHVIHLVSRVSGTLNNDTDSIRTFIDTFPAGTLSGAPKVRAMQLISELEPHNRGAYGGCIGFIGLNGSLNQAITIRTFVSRNGMLWFQAGGGIVAKSNAEYELQEVNNKLGALKKAIAMAENSL
- the trpB gene encoding tryptophan synthase subunit beta, whose product is MVSFLVDKEGYYGEFGGAYVPEILHRCVEELQKTYLAVLQSKDFKQEYDRLLRDYVGRPSPLYQARRLSEKYGCRIYLKREDLNHTGAHKINNTIGQILLARRMGKRRIIAETGAGQHGVATATVCALMNMECIVYMGKTDAERQHVNVEKMKMLGATVVPVTSGNMTLKDATNEAIRDWCCHPADTYYIIGSTVGPHPYPDMVARLQSVISEEIKKQLMEKEGRESPDYLIACIGGGSNAAGTIYHYVDDRQVQIVLAEAGGKGIETGMTAATIALGKLGIIHGARTYVIQNEDGQIEEPYSISAGLDYPGIGPMHANLAAQKRAIVLSVNDDEAIRAAYELTKLEGIIPALESAHALGALKKLNFKTDDVVVLTVSGRGDKDVETYLMYKE
- a CDS encoding HdeD family acid-resistance protein, with amino-acid sequence MKGLSYSFLRAVCALVIGLVLVMFPNQAGDYFVITIGVIFLVPSLISIIGYYAQNAEVRRRFPIEGIGSLLFGLWLVIMPGFFADLLTFVLGFILVMGGVQQIASLSAARRWTPVPGGFYVVPVAILLAGLVALFNPTGVRSTAFIIIGITSLVYAVSELINWFKFTRLRPKAPVTGSKSDDDIEDAKIIE
- a CDS encoding DUF5106 domain-containing protein, with the translated sequence MKYKKIIELLPAYTLFIFLLSSSSACSNGQANNKQTEDAVTDTITTFVYPEVPTMLNTPELRADYLARHYWEHVNFADTNYIHHPEVTEQAWVNFIDILQLVPAQTRDVALKTLFTQAEKEKKCYTYLTSLADKYLYDPNSPMRNEELYISVLDAMLQSPVMDNTEKIRPKARRELAQKNRIGTKALDFVYTLANGKQGNLYSIKAPYTLLFINNPGCHACSETIETLKQSPSICQAIVQNQMKVLSIYPDIDLEEWRRHLSDFPAEWINAYDKEQAIELKSLYDLKAIPTLYLLNKNKTVLLKDVTAQEIEEYLRKISKNISE